Proteins encoded in a region of the Pseudomonas denitrificans (nom. rej.) genome:
- a CDS encoding wax ester/triacylglycerol synthase family O-acyltransferase, whose product MKQLTPMDAQFFYSDAPHQPMVIGGLWICDQRSAPNGLVRHKDIIRFIDSRLSGTSLFRRRLQHAPFRLDDPYWLEDKHFDLEYHIRHVGLPQPGDWRQLCIFTARMMSRSLDMERAPWDITIIEGLNNVEGVPPGSFALLLRFHHAYVDGKSGVEITTLLMDDQVEFDENPYRQPLNERMPTRAQMWAKTMPRLLGQSLRSARAGYSVAHKSVQLVTQLRGEASPDQHRVPTTLFNAPVSPHRTYGATCWPITELKQIRRCAPGATLNDVIIAIIAGGLRRYLLRREALPVDQSLVALCPVAMRPEGARRDMGNLISMMLIGVGTDLSDPQQRLQAITERTRRGAPLAREVMHELITSLGDMLPAPVRMFGGWLQNQVRYVGRFHLQNTLITNVPGPTNGAEKKYFAGAEILATYPIVPVLDGMGLSHGITSLYGQIILGVLADRQMLPDMDVYMACLQESTDEYLALVRNIDSGTTGDAPAASRRRPANPRQAEPGNP is encoded by the coding sequence ATGAAGCAACTCACCCCCATGGACGCGCAGTTCTTCTACTCCGACGCCCCGCACCAGCCGATGGTCATCGGCGGCCTGTGGATCTGCGACCAGCGATCCGCGCCCAATGGACTGGTCCGGCACAAGGACATCATTCGCTTCATCGACAGCCGCCTGAGCGGCACCTCGCTGTTCCGCCGGCGCCTGCAGCACGCGCCGTTCCGCCTGGACGACCCGTACTGGCTGGAGGACAAGCACTTCGACCTGGAGTACCACATCCGCCATGTCGGCCTGCCGCAGCCCGGCGACTGGCGCCAGCTGTGCATCTTCACCGCACGGATGATGTCGCGCAGCCTGGACATGGAGCGCGCGCCCTGGGACATCACCATCATCGAGGGGCTGAACAATGTCGAAGGTGTCCCGCCGGGCAGCTTCGCCCTGCTGCTGCGCTTCCACCATGCCTACGTCGACGGCAAGTCCGGGGTGGAGATCACCACCCTGCTGATGGACGACCAGGTCGAATTCGACGAGAACCCCTATCGCCAGCCGCTCAACGAGCGGATGCCGACCCGCGCGCAGATGTGGGCCAAGACCATGCCGCGCCTGCTCGGCCAATCGCTGCGCAGCGCCCGCGCCGGCTACAGCGTCGCGCACAAGAGCGTGCAGCTGGTCACCCAGTTGCGCGGTGAGGCCAGCCCGGACCAGCACCGCGTGCCGACCACCCTGTTCAATGCCCCGGTTTCGCCACACCGCACCTACGGCGCCACCTGCTGGCCGATCACCGAGCTCAAGCAGATTCGCCGCTGCGCTCCCGGCGCCACGCTGAATGACGTGATCATCGCCATCATCGCCGGCGGCCTGCGGCGCTACCTGCTGCGCCGCGAAGCCCTGCCGGTGGACCAGTCGCTGGTCGCGCTGTGCCCGGTGGCCATGCGCCCGGAAGGCGCACGCCGGGACATGGGCAACCTGATCTCGATGATGCTCATCGGCGTGGGCACCGACCTGTCGGACCCGCAGCAGCGCCTGCAGGCCATCACCGAACGGACCCGGCGCGGCGCGCCGCTGGCCAGGGAGGTGATGCACGAGCTGATAACCTCCCTGGGCGACATGCTCCCGGCGCCGGTGCGCATGTTCGGGGGCTGGTTGCAGAACCAGGTCCGCTACGTCGGCCGCTTCCACCTGCAGAACACCCTGATCACCAACGTGCCAGGGCCGACCAATGGCGCCGAGAAGAAGTACTTCGCCGGTGCCGAGATCCTCGCCACCTACCCCATCGTCCCGGTGCTCGACGGCATGGGCCTGAGCCACGGCATCACCAGCCTCTACGGGCAGATCATCCTCGGGGTTCTGGCCGACCGGCAGATGCTGCCGGACATGGACGTGTACATGGCCTGCCTGCAGGAATCCACCGACGAATACCTGGCACTGGTCCGCAACATCGATTCCGGCACGACCGGAGACGCCCCCGCCGCGTCACGCCGACGCCCTGCCAACCCTCGCCAGGCGGAGCCCGGCAATCCATGA
- a CDS encoding DUF3336 domain-containing protein → MFRQKSAARQWQDRMDLAHSFQEWAQHAAARDQATGMDDWRRNEVCADYDYRTVRQRFERLRDLHNASDYGGLMFALNEGIHGNLAGMGKASLYGHSHLGTKHLIHQYIEEVCRALAAIDALDDNVIPLAERKDFFLRASHCFGRSALMLSGGAVLGYFHAGVLKALLEQGLLPRIISGSSAGSILAAIACTHSDAELPERLQAEHLLMQVQRQRRPLARTTLEANDLASYLQRLIPDLTFAQAYKASGRHLNITVTGLQPRQAPRLLNAITAPTVLVRSAIMASCAISGIYPPVTLQAKNAAGLQVPYLPEQQWIDGSFLDDLPAKRLGRLYGVNHFISSMANPAALLFTPNPDTRPNLLQSAVNRQIRLGKGVATHMLRLGRDHLRLRNPTLARWQHLGYSILAQDYTADINLFLGKRWHNPLKLLAPLPLAELRKLVRKGEQATWERMEMVRNCTAISRTLDDILRRRLWSM, encoded by the coding sequence ATGTTCAGGCAGAAGTCGGCGGCCCGCCAATGGCAGGACAGGATGGACCTTGCGCACAGCTTTCAGGAGTGGGCACAGCACGCTGCCGCCCGCGACCAGGCCACCGGCATGGATGACTGGCGGCGCAACGAAGTCTGCGCGGACTACGACTACCGCACCGTGCGCCAGCGCTTCGAACGCCTGCGTGACCTGCACAACGCCAGCGATTATGGCGGCCTGATGTTCGCCCTCAACGAGGGTATCCACGGAAACCTTGCCGGCATGGGCAAGGCGTCCCTGTATGGCCATTCGCACCTGGGCACCAAGCACCTGATCCACCAGTACATTGAGGAAGTCTGCCGCGCGCTGGCCGCCATCGACGCGCTCGACGACAACGTCATACCGCTGGCCGAACGCAAGGACTTCTTCCTGCGCGCCAGCCACTGCTTCGGTCGCTCGGCGCTGATGCTCAGTGGCGGCGCGGTACTCGGTTACTTCCACGCCGGCGTGCTCAAGGCCCTGCTCGAGCAGGGACTGCTGCCGCGGATCATCTCCGGTTCCAGCGCCGGCTCGATTCTCGCTGCCATTGCCTGCACCCACAGCGATGCCGAGCTGCCGGAGCGCCTGCAGGCCGAGCACCTGCTGATGCAAGTGCAACGCCAGCGACGTCCGCTGGCACGAACGACACTTGAAGCCAATGACCTGGCCAGCTACCTGCAGCGACTGATTCCAGACCTGACCTTCGCCCAAGCGTACAAGGCCAGCGGCCGCCACCTGAACATCACCGTCACCGGCCTGCAGCCCAGACAGGCACCGCGCCTGCTCAACGCCATCACGGCTCCGACGGTGCTGGTGCGTTCTGCAATCATGGCGTCCTGTGCGATCTCCGGCATCTACCCACCGGTCACCCTGCAGGCGAAGAATGCCGCCGGCCTGCAGGTTCCCTACCTGCCGGAACAGCAGTGGATCGACGGTTCCTTCCTCGACGACCTGCCGGCCAAGCGCCTCGGCCGCCTGTACGGGGTCAACCACTTCATTTCCAGCATGGCCAACCCGGCGGCGCTGCTCTTCACGCCCAATCCCGACACCCGGCCGAACCTGCTGCAGAGCGCGGTGAACCGGCAGATCCGCCTCGGCAAAGGTGTGGCGACCCACATGCTGCGCCTGGGCCGCGACCACCTGCGCCTGCGCAACCCCACCCTCGCTCGCTGGCAGCACCTGGGCTACAGCATCCTGGCGCAGGACTACACCGCCGACATCAACCTGTTCCTCGGCAAGCGCTGGCACAACCCGCTCAAGCTGCTCGCACCGCTGCCCCTGGCCGAGTTGCGCAAGCTGGTGCGTAAAGGCGAGCAGGCCACCTGGGAGCGCATGGAGATGGTCCGAAACTGCACAGCCATAAGCCGCACGCTGGATGACATCCTGCGCAGACGTCTTTGGTCAATGTGA